Part of the Diprion similis isolate iyDipSimi1 chromosome 10, iyDipSimi1.1, whole genome shotgun sequence genome, TTGTATTCTTTATTGTTCGGAGTTCATGGTGACTAACTGCACCATGCACCTATTGCTCAGAAATGCTTGACAATTGACGTacataatgaaaattcatcaaatagTTCCTATTGTCTCTGCAACCAGGATAGAATAACTTGTTGGAACGTCCACCTTTCATGTAGACCACAATTTTCtatcaaaaatattgttgCCTCTCTGTTCATCACATTGTATATGTGCTATAGGAATGTATATACTCGTTAATCCTCCAAATCACACGCGAGAGGTGTGTCAATTAAATCAGACATGTGTCGttagaataatgaaatttctctGAATCCATAGGGTGAAAAGAATAATGGGTTTGATGTACTGTACCATAATATGAAGCATGGGGCAATCGCCAGTAAAGAACTGGCAGACTTTCTGCGCGAGAGATCAGCAATTGAAGAAAGTAATTACAAGCTTCTAAGCAAAGTTGCCAAGCAAGCGAGCGGTACTGGCGGTAGTCATGGAACTTTTGCCCCTGTCTGGGCGGCACTGCGAGGTGCTGCTGAAAAATTAGCTGGCCTCCATTTACAGATGGCACAGAAAGTTGGGGAACTGATTAAAGATGTTTCCAAATATGCAGATGAGCTTCATAAAAAGCACAAAGTGGTGAGACTTGCATTATTATCGCAAATTCGGAGTTAAACTGgtttattgattatttattggTACCAAATAtttagatttgaaataaacTATACTTTAATGAATTAACATCGTTAAATTCGTTTAACTGCTCTGTGTCACGACTTACATCGTCATACTTATGTAGCTGCACTGTTGAGATTCGGTCGTTCATAATTCCAAATAGCCACACAGAAAGGAAAAGTCCATGGCAATTAGTGTGGCTCGGATATGGTTTTTGCCTTTCCTCAACAGTCGAGTCACTTCCTGAGTAAAAATTATCTGGCAACAAAGCAGATGCCCTTCGTTTTGTATCTGCTCAGTTCagttcacatttttttatctcagcAGTAGAAGCTTATCAATTGCCGCCCACTGTTCAGCCCCCAGACTACCGTTGGtcgatttatcaaattttcaggcCAAGGTTCTCCTGCAAATGAATACAATTCtgatacttgaaaaattacatatcCAAATTGTTTTTCGCTCAAGTGATTTAAATTGATCAACAATCAAATTTAATGCTTAGGTGAAGGAAGAAGAATCTAGCACTTTAGATGTCGTACAAAGTATCCAAAATACAACAGTTACGTTACAAAAAGCCAAGGATATGTGCGTCCAGAAAGGTTTAGAAttggagaaattgaaaaaagacaaTGCCAGTCAACGAGAGCTGGAAAAAGCTGATGCAAAATTCAAGAAATCTCAAGACGATTACAAAGCACTGGTGGAAAAGTATAATGCAATCCGCAACGATTTTGAGTCCAAAATGACTCAGGCCTGCAAGGTATTCGCACCGTTACATATGTCTAGAAACAATTGATACCTAGTAACAAATAACTGAAATCTCTCTTCCTAATCTGTATCACTGACAAattaagttttatttttagcgATTTCAAGACATCGAGGAAACTCATTTAAAGCACATGAAGGAATTTTTGAACACTTACGCCGATGTTCTGCAGAGTAATCATGAGCAAGTTGGTCAAGTTCATATAGACTTCAAAAGACAGTGTCTGGATATGACTGTGGACAAACTGTTGGAACAATTTGTTCAAAGCAAATATACGGGGTTTGAAAAGCCAGGTGAGAAATTGcttatttttctcgaaaaatatAGTATAAACATGTAAGGATTGTAAATAGTGTAGAAAATGTGAATTACCTTTATTTGACGCAACTACGTTGATTCTGACCTAAGTTTTGTTCACACATATCGATATGCCACTAATTCAGATTACTATTTGTTTACCGTCCGTCTAGGTGTCATCGAGTACGAAGAGGTAATGCTGAGCTTGAGTGCGACGACTATGACACAACCAGCCCAGCAGGAAGGTAGTGCGGATGTCTCCAAGGCTGCTAATGGTGAAACAGGGGTTGCTGGTAAAAAACtaaattcaacaaaaagtTGGGGAGCTAAGGGGCAAGGTAATTTGGTGGGCGGAAAGGATCGCGTAagtcctgaaaaaaataaggaaaatatgaaaaataaggaaCACGAGATAGAACGGCAGCTGCATCAGGAACAAGAACAACAACCACAGCCACCGACCAAGGCATCGCGTCGTACCACTTCGCTCCTTAATCTTTTCATGTCCAACTCCCAGGGTAGGTTCTTTACATCGATTCAAGCCGGTATTACACTTTCATGTTttatataaactttttttttttccatgtcaAGCCTGCCTCAATATCGAGCAGCAAAGTAGGGATCAATATATGCTTCTCACTTCGTGAGAAGCAACTGTGCAATCGGTGAATGtttgaatcatttttgaaGCAGGTTTGATCCTTCCTCAGTAGCGTGAGTACCGAGTACATAGGGTATAATAGCTCACTTCGATTCTTAATTACAATACTCATCACGCTAGGAATCTAGTCGAAGCACACATAATCACGAATGCGTTGACCATCGCTAgacgtaacattttttttgcaatctcGTGCCCTGCACGTTAAGCTTATATGCGATTGCCATTGCCGTTACATTGTGACGCTTTTCCAACATCCTTTAACCGGTGACGGAAGCTGGTGCTGACCATattttaattcattaattGCAATCCAGCGAcggatatattttcaataagaaACAGCTCCAGTTTGAGGCTAACACCTTGAGCTCATTGAAGTAGCGTTGAAAGCGACAAGTATTGTTTCAGAACGACAGAAGAACGCAGGGTCTGTCGGTACAGCCCTGGCCAATTTCCAGCGGAACAATCCACCTTCCACAGTATCACCTTCCAGCATCTCCAGGAACCCTCTAAGAGGATCCAAATGTAACTGCTTAACATTGTGTTGTTACCTAACTCTCATTTATGGTGTGCACATTGTCACCAGACTTTACTCTTCCCTTACTCATTCTTTGCCCTCTAATTAACAAAGTTCAAaagatgaaattcaattttgtcaaatttattttaaactaTAAACTTAGTTCATAACCCGCTCAATTCTGTTATTTCTCTATTTGAGACTGTTGTTTAAGCAAAATGATTGCAGGTCAATGCTTGATCGAACTTTGATTACTGGTTAAGCTATTTATCTGGAGAATAGAACAAACCCATCCGTTAGAGGAATTTGGAGTAGTTCTGAGTCTAGCTCACATTCGCCAGTGCTACTGCTTATCGAGAATAGTTTACTTTTCTGATAACAAGCGAACagcaaaaattgtaaaatatatgcCAATTTTTCCTACatattttacacaatttaGTTATCGATACACAACGAAACCAGTTTTACATGAGATTACGTAGCAATCGTTATCGAAGTTGtgatattttcttattaataTAAGAATTGGTAATTGCGGAAATTCCAACGCTGCCAAGATGAATGGGTGATTTTACATCAAGTgatatttctgtttttgtaAGAAACGTggtcttttattttgattgagAGTGAATACTTACGGAGCGGATCGCTACTGGAAACAACCCGGACATATCGAATACGaattctctgtaaattttagaaaattttgtgcGACTTCTGAAATATCCAAACTTTTCATACATTTGATACAATTATTTACTCTCGCAACGTTAATACATTGTATCCACAATATTTCATTCGATGTGTCTTTCATTTAGCAGCGGTTACAGCTGTGCTTTACAAACCGATGACTCTGAGAAATATAGCATATTCACTCGACGCTGTTAGGGCTCTGTTTACTCATCTTTATGACACAATCCATTAATTCAAGcagccaaaataatattttaaatgaagggaaaatttttattcaatttcatctaGAGTTCTATCAAAACTCCAAGTTCCTCTTACTATCGACACGCACAATTAATACCTTCATTTTCACAATAAACTATTATTGTTGTCTCTTAACAAACTTGCCTATGTTTAAACATGAAAGTAACTCTTGGAGTAATTCCAGATCAAATCACAGTTTTATGAAACTATCTaagaaactgtttttttgTCAAGTCACAAATTCTTTACATccttcaaaataaattttatcgcatgccttttacaaaaaaatttagtgtCGTTACATTCAAAGTGGTAcaaggcaaagatttgaaaaaaaggaaaagaaaaatcgttcaTAGTGAGCTTCAAATCTTACGTCTCCGAACCTATTCACAGGATAAACCTGAAGTTTACAACCCATCGGTATACTTGACATTTGGGTTTTCTTGCAAAATGGAttcttctctcttccttttccGTCAAGGTTTTTAGAGTATGAAAAACGATATCGTCTGCATTacgaaattcttgaaaaactcTGAGATATTGTCTCTTTTGAAACTTGCACTCGATTTTCCACAGGATTGTTGAAAAGTTGAAGGATTTGAAAGATGTTTTGCGTATTTACATGGAATTACTCGCGtgttaaataatttctcaGTTTATAGCTATGCActgctttcaaatttttagacGAGGAAGCTAATACCTACATCAGTAAAAAGCAAATCACGAGTGCTTTTAAATCTTCTCCTGGTTGCGGTGATATTTATATGTTTCTTTTTGCTATTCTGTACATATTACCTGAAACAAATAAGAAGCGGCATGTACAAAATTGTCCAACTAAAGGACAATACTTACAAATTGTAGTTATACGTAACAAATCCACATAAATTTGACACtaaaaaatacataattaaCCATCAAAAAGTAGCGtaaattgagaagaaaaacatGACAGGAAAGTTGATCCATTCTCTAGCTACAGACTTGAGTTGCTAACTTTTTCGTGCTTTTCTTCAGGTAGCACGTGCCAATTGTTTTTCTAACAATCGTTTGGGTGTTGCTGCACAAAGACGATATCACTTTATCAAAGTATTTCGGTTGCAATGTGATATACCGATGACGCAAGAACAAAAATATGCAGCGCACGGAAATTGATGGGTATATGtccgtatatataaatacacaagAAGTTTCTAGATTTTATCTGTGCAGTAGCGATTAAGACAGTAAATATTGTATAGAATTGGGAATTGGACTTGGATAGCGTCAAGGAGATGGGGTGGGGCGACGTTGCCGTGGCTTCAGGTGAGCCGTTCCTCATAAAGTAATTAATGCATGGCGCTCATTCTGATTTCAACTATTTATTTTCCAAGTGACGAGAAGTTGTAGTCCAGACACGCGTATCAGATCCGCGTTTACCATTCAAACATCTAATTTCCAACTTATCATTTCTACCATTAGTATTACGTTTTCACGTCAGTTTACGAGTCGTTATTACCATAAATTTCTCATCGTAAAATACTTTACAATTGCCGGGgctcaatttattattattattattattattattattattattatttatctggAAATTTATCAACACTAGAAGTTgttagaaaaacaatttttatagtGGTTGAACTTGCTGGGTATTCAATGCAGCGGTGGCGGAGGTTTCTTAGACAGTACAAGATATACATTACACTATTCTAAAAATTCGTTTGAGGTGGAAGAAAAACATTACTTACGtatgaaatcaaagaaaaaccaTATCATCCTCGCCTTATTTACATAACTCCCGACATTTTAGTAATAAAATCATATAACTAACTATTACAAAAGTCCTTACTCGCCTTGTCAAGTTGAGGCAAACGATTCATGTGATTGTATTTGTTTTGCGTTTCGGGTTCAACGAGTAGTTGGCTCTTATGTCTACAATTGTTCACTGTGTTACAGAGAGCTAACTTTATGCTACTATTATTTCTCCATCTTGCGTTTCTGTAtagtatgaatttttgagtCAAGTCATTTCATATCAAGTATCAATATTCAACCACCAATTTATGCTAACGGTAGGCAAACAAGGCTGACCCGACGTGAAGTGGCTTCTACGCCATCCTTTAGGGTGTCTTGTCGAATCCACCGTGTGGCTTGTAGGACTCATGAAAATGCACGTACACCTTCTAAACGCAAAATCTATTTGCATGCTATTATGTACACGCAGGCTTAGTATAGTTGTCGTGATGCACATGGCGCTAAACACAGCATTAACTTGAACCTCTCATTGTCTGAACATTTATTACCTACTCTACTATGGGCACTTGCTCCGATTTCACTTTGTGCTACAATTTTTACACTTGGAAAGTAAATCTCTCTTTACCTTAGCCCTTAGCTACCATTGTAATCTAATTAAAGTATACCGGTTAGGCATGTGcgggttttcaaatttttccaaatcccCAGGTATTTGACTTTGCTCGAATACATATATGCAAGCACATCTGAAGCTTACCTCCCGAAGTGGATTCTGACCGATTGAAGGCCTCCCACGTCACCTGCTATGCCAGTCGAATAGATGGCAACGGACGACACTGGTGGCCTCGAATCATTCAGCATCCATCCACCTCTGGAGGTGGACCTGCTTTCAACCGGAAATATTCGCTGTATATGCCCGATGTTACGACACTTAGGTTTTGATGAAGCTTGATACTGCCGCGAAATCCCATGATGCTTGTGATTGGTTGCTGGACTGAGCGAATTTCGCAGTGCTAAAAGGATATGAACTACATGGTATATCTGTATTTATCGCTGTGCAACTCGGCACAGTTCAGCTACATAATAGCACGCCTTGTTAAGAGGAAGGTGCCGCACAGTGGTAACGTCGGTACGTGCCTGATGGCCAAGTCGCACACGAGCTTGGCTCTCGTGCACTATCCACCAAAACCACAGTTGAGTCCAGCTAATGTACGTTTTCAGTATTACCGACTGATTGAGTTGACATTCACCCaggttcaatattttatttggtAATCCGCATATGCCTAATGGCAATAAACATTTACATGGTCTATTCGATACATGAACCACACCGCGACTGTGGcgagaaaatgaagaattgtCAATCATTTGAGACAAACTTGATATACTCGGCACAGTGGGAAATCCGGAAAGGAAGCGTTAGTGATCACGATTGGGACAGATGTATGTAAATTGTTGAGAAATTGGACATACACGTTGGTTGCTGATCTTTTCGCTTACCGTTATTCCCGATACAATCGTATTCACAAACGTTCACCTTTTCtatttgtatgaaattttaccaCAGTCACAGTGACCAACCTTGACCGTCTACAGGGTTCCTGCGAAGTaggagagaaaaacgaaaagagaaaaaggcgaagaagaaaaaagacacAGTGGAGACTAGCAGCAACAAAGAAGAGAAGTCCGACCCGTCAGTATATGCATGCTCGGCAGACCTAGTGCACGCTATGTTGTCCTGAATGTAATTAAAGTTATCTGGGCTGATGACATCTGGTCTTTTGCAAGCCATACCGTACCTTGGATTTGTGTAGGTTTTTTACTGCCACAATCTGAGGAAACGACTTGTGCGGTTTCCCGCATTTTTCATTATGCAAACAGTCGAAAGTATGAAATGATTGCACTGGGGCTGCCGAAAACAATTTATCTACTCGAAGATCAAAGGTGCAAATTTTCACGTTGCATGACTATTTAAGGGAGGAGAAAGACGACGGTCGTAAATCTGGAACACCGACGCCTGAGGTCGACGAAGATGGATTCTGTATAAAACCGAAAGTTGACCCTTGGGAAAACGAAAGAGGGTTTTACTCAAGCTCGGACAGTGACTCCGAAGATGAAAGAGAGCGTAAAATTCGTGTCGAAATCAAACCTTTGAGCAACGGCAGTGCTCCGATGAGTGCTAGTGTCGACGAGCTCCGAGCAACAGTGGAAAACCTCTCTTTGTCTCCTGTAGGCACAATCGCGGTAAGCTGGAGTACCCTTCGCTTAGGGATTATTGACATTATACGCTTATACCGTTCAACCTCGCAATTCCAATGAAAATATGACACTCAACCAGGGTCGTAGAGGGTCCAACGCCGATACAGATCACCACATGAAGAGGTCACAGTCTGTCTCTCAGCAGCTCGGAGGAAAGCCCAGTTCTGACCTCCTCGGCTTGAACCTCTTCAATCCCAGCAGTACACCGTCCAGTGCCTCAACGCCGACAAGCGGTCACCCTTACGCACCACTTCAAAGC contains:
- the LOC124410837 gene encoding F-BAR domain only protein 2 isoform X1, giving the protein MTVDFADYFWGEKNNGFDVLYHNMKHGAIASKELADFLRERSAIEESNYKLLSKVAKQASGTGGSHGTFAPVWAALRGAAEKLAGLHLQMAQKVGELIKDVSKYADELHKKHKVVKEEESSTLDVVQSIQNTTVTLQKAKDMCVQKGLELEKLKKDNASQRELEKADAKFKKSQDDYKALVEKYNAIRNDFESKMTQACKRFQDIEETHLKHMKEFLNTYADVLQSNHEQVGQVHIDFKRQCLDMTVDKLLEQFVQSKYTGFEKPGVIEYEEVMLSLSATTMTQPAQQEGSADVSKAANGETGVAGKKLNSTKSWGAKGQGFLRSRREKRKEKKAKKKKDTVETSSNKEEKSDPEEKDDGRKSGTPTPEVDEDGFCIKPKVDPWENERGFYSSSDSDSEDERERKIRVEIKPLSNGSAPMSASVDELRATVENLSLSPVGTIAGRRGSNADTDHHMKRSQSVSQQLGGKPSSDLLGLNLFNPSSTPSSASTPTSGHPYAPLQSPPPLSSPPTISQPSPHTHAPATAHPNPRFQDSDLFSEVGEISVALPPKQSPSASIAIPRPPSRRGDGMSAATSRGRVSPATLSRADSVASLEFRTSGVAVGSSRGPSPLTIGLADTIPLAVAFHEIVHSYFRGTDETRCQVKLSGDMMLSFPAGIVAVLANNPNPAKLVFRVKNSNRLEKLLPNSQLISLDATQATADSTVFDFNMSALTTLLRRQAEQNPSASYFNVDILKYQIKNKEGAGSCPFQLVAYWKCETTHTDLKIDYKYNSRAMALPSPLLNVHIASLIDGGFKSLHSKPLAQWLPDSNRILWKFTELSQHSEGGGVGSLKARIELDQGPGSQGTIFTQFNCEGTTLSGVEFELVGVGYRLSLVKRRFVSGRYMCDGDSDLRPRYAAPPSTIN
- the LOC124410837 gene encoding F-BAR domain only protein 2 isoform X3, which encodes MTVDFADYFWGEKNNGFDVLYHNMKHGAIASKELADFLRERSAIEESNYKLLSKVAKQASGTGGSHGTFAPVWAALRGAAEKLAGLHLQMAQKVGELIKDVSKYADELHKKHKVVKEEESSTLDVVQSIQNTTVTLQKAKDMCVQKGLELEKLKKDNASQRELEKADAKFKKSQDDYKALVEKYNAIRNDFESKMTQACKRFQDIEETHLKHMKEFLNTYADVLQSNHEQVGQVHIDFKRQCLDMTVDKLLEQFVQSKYTGFEKPGVIEYEEVMLSLSATTMTQPAQQEGSADVSKAANGETGVAGFLRSRREKRKEKKAKKKKDTVETSSNKEEKSDPEEKDDGRKSGTPTPEVDEDGFCIKPKVDPWENERGFYSSSDSDSEDERERKIRVEIKPLSNGSAPMSASVDELRATVENLSLSPVGTIAGRRGSNADTDHHMKRSQSVSQQLGGKPSSDLLGLNLFNPSSTPSSASTPTSGHPYAPLQSPPPLSSPPTISQPSPHTHAPATAHPNPRFQDSDLFSEVGEISVALPPKQSPSASIAIPRPPSRRGDGMSAATSRGRVSPATLSRADSVASLEFRTSGVAVGSSRGPSPLTIGLADTIPLAVAFHEIVHSYFRGTDETRCQVKLSGDMMLSFPAGIVAVLANNPNPAKLVFRVKNSNRLEKLLPNSQLISLDATQATADSTVFDFNMSALTTLLRRQAEQNPSASYFNVDILKYQIKNKEGAGSCPFQLVAYWKCETTHTDLKIDYKYNSRAMALPSPLLNVHIASLIDGGFKSLHSKPLAQWLPDSNRILWKFTELSQHSEGGGVGSLKARIELDQGPGSQGTIFTQFNCEGTTLSGVEFELVGVGYRLSLVKRRFVSGRYMCDGDSDLRPRYAAPPSTIN
- the LOC124410837 gene encoding F-BAR domain only protein 2 isoform X2, yielding MTVDFADYFWGEKNNGFDVLYHNMKHGAIASKELADFLRERSAIEESNYKLLSKVAKQASGTGGSHGTFAPVWAALRGAAEKLAGLHLQMAQKVGELIKDVSKYADELHKKHKVVKEEESSTLDVVQSIQNTTVTLQKAKDMCVQKGLELEKLKKDNASQRELEKADAKFKKSQDDYKALVEKYNAIRNDFESKMTQACKRFQDIEETHLKHMKEFLNTYADVLQSNHEQVGQVHIDFKRQCLDMTVDKLLEQFVQSKYTGFEKPGVIEYEEVMLSLSATTMTQPAQQEGSADVSKAANGETGVAGKKLNSTKSWGAKGQGFLRSRREKRKEKKAKKKKDTVETSSNKEEKEEKDDGRKSGTPTPEVDEDGFCIKPKVDPWENERGFYSSSDSDSEDERERKIRVEIKPLSNGSAPMSASVDELRATVENLSLSPVGTIAGRRGSNADTDHHMKRSQSVSQQLGGKPSSDLLGLNLFNPSSTPSSASTPTSGHPYAPLQSPPPLSSPPTISQPSPHTHAPATAHPNPRFQDSDLFSEVGEISVALPPKQSPSASIAIPRPPSRRGDGMSAATSRGRVSPATLSRADSVASLEFRTSGVAVGSSRGPSPLTIGLADTIPLAVAFHEIVHSYFRGTDETRCQVKLSGDMMLSFPAGIVAVLANNPNPAKLVFRVKNSNRLEKLLPNSQLISLDATQATADSTVFDFNMSALTTLLRRQAEQNPSASYFNVDILKYQIKNKEGAGSCPFQLVAYWKCETTHTDLKIDYKYNSRAMALPSPLLNVHIASLIDGGFKSLHSKPLAQWLPDSNRILWKFTELSQHSEGGGVGSLKARIELDQGPGSQGTIFTQFNCEGTTLSGVEFELVGVGYRLSLVKRRFVSGRYMCDGDSDLRPRYAAPPSTIN
- the LOC124410837 gene encoding F-BAR domain only protein 2 isoform X4; protein product: MTVDFADYFWGEKNNGFDVLYHNMKHGAIASKELADFLRERSAIEESNYKLLSKVAKQASGTGGSHGTFAPVWAALRGAAEKLAGLHLQMAQKVGELIKDVSKYADELHKKHKVVKEEESSTLDVVQSIQNTTVTLQKAKDMCVQKGLELEKLKKDNASQRELEKADAKFKKSQDDYKALVEKYNAIRNDFESKMTQACKRFQDIEETHLKHMKEFLNTYADVLQSNHEQVGQVHIDFKRQCLDMTVDKLLEQFVQSKYTGFEKPGVIEYEEVMLSLSATTMTQPAQQEGSADVSKAANGETGVAGFLRSRREKRKEKKAKKKKDTVETSSNKEEKEEKDDGRKSGTPTPEVDEDGFCIKPKVDPWENERGFYSSSDSDSEDERERKIRVEIKPLSNGSAPMSASVDELRATVENLSLSPVGTIAGRRGSNADTDHHMKRSQSVSQQLGGKPSSDLLGLNLFNPSSTPSSASTPTSGHPYAPLQSPPPLSSPPTISQPSPHTHAPATAHPNPRFQDSDLFSEVGEISVALPPKQSPSASIAIPRPPSRRGDGMSAATSRGRVSPATLSRADSVASLEFRTSGVAVGSSRGPSPLTIGLADTIPLAVAFHEIVHSYFRGTDETRCQVKLSGDMMLSFPAGIVAVLANNPNPAKLVFRVKNSNRLEKLLPNSQLISLDATQATADSTVFDFNMSALTTLLRRQAEQNPSASYFNVDILKYQIKNKEGAGSCPFQLVAYWKCETTHTDLKIDYKYNSRAMALPSPLLNVHIASLIDGGFKSLHSKPLAQWLPDSNRILWKFTELSQHSEGGGVGSLKARIELDQGPGSQGTIFTQFNCEGTTLSGVEFELVGVGYRLSLVKRRFVSGRYMCDGDSDLRPRYAAPPSTIN